ACCCAGGTCCGGATCAGGCATGTTGATCAACCCGTTACACCGGCATGCGATGACTCTCATGGCAACCCCCTTTTAAGCGGTCTTTTCGATCACCCGGTCAGCCTTAATGCGGTTGAATTTCAATCCGACCGCATCCGGGGACAATCCCAGTGCCAGACCGAGGAGCTGGGGATAGTAGAGAACGGGGAGATTGTAGACTTCGTTGAACTTGGCTTCTGCTTTCCGCTGGTTGTCTTCGTACATGACCGTGCAGAACGGGCAGATCGATATGATGGCATCGGCGCTTTCCTGCTTGGCGATCGCCAGTTTATGATTTGCCATCTTCACTGCCAGTTTTTCATCAACGCCGAGCACCGAACCGCCGCAGCACATTTTCTTATCATGGTAGTCGATCGCAGTCGCGCCGGTCGCCGAGACCAGTTCGTCCAGCGTGTGCGGGTTCTCAGGATTGTCAAAGGCATGCAGGTAAGATGGTCTCAGGTAGTGGCACCCATAATGGGTCAGTATCCTTACGTTCTTCAACGGTTTTTTTACCGCCCTGGCAATGGCATCGATACCGAGGTCTTCATAAAGCATGCGCACGAAATGGCGGACTTTCACTTTGTTAGGGTATGAAAAGCCTAAAGATTTGTAGGCGTTGAAAAAATGCTGCGACCCGGACTCAAGCTGCATCTGGGCGTCGGAAAGCATGGCCGTGCATGAATTACAGAGGGTCACGGCATCGCAGTTCATGGCGCTAGCCAGGCCGACGTCACGAGCAGCCATGAGGAGCGATGTCTCAGCGTCCAGCGCTTTCAAGGGAAAACCGCAGCACGAGCCGTCAGTGATATCGGTGAGTTCTATCCCCAGTTCTTGGGCAACACCGCGAGCCGCCAATTCATAGTGCTGAGCTCTGACCGGCACGGTGCAGCCGAGGAACAGCGCGTATTTTTTTGTTTTCATGGCGTAACTCTCTTGAGCAGTCCCGTGCTTTCCAGGATCTTCGCGACGTCCGGGATCTTTTTATTGAGCGCCGGCAAGCCCAGACGCCGGCGTTTTTTAAGGTCAAAATCTTCGAGTTCATACAGCCGGCCGAGGTCCCGGAGCAGTTTTAACTGTACTTTCAATCCGTCGGGACAGAATCCGTTTGTGACCGCGTAGTTCTTGATGGTGTTGATGAGCTCGGCGACCTTGATGCCCTGGGGGCAGCGCTCAGTGCACGCGTGACAGTGCGCGCACAACCACAAGAACGGGGATGACAGAACCTCATTTTTCATACCCAGCAGGGTCAGCCGGATTATCTTCCGCGGGTTGTACCTTTCGTCAAAATAACGGACCGGGCAGCTGGCCGAGCAGTCGCTGCATCCAAAGCACTTGAGCAGCGCCTCGCCGCTTTCCAGTCTTGAAATTTCCCACTTAAACTGCGGGTCACTATTTTTCAGATCGATCATTTTAAACCTCCCGTCAACCCATTGACGGATTATTATGTTTATTTTTTAAACATAATTGGGTATCGTAAAGAAAATAGATTATAATTATAAACATTAAGGTGTCAACCCCGTTAACGGTCGTACCTTGACATCTATAAAAACTGTATTATAATGAAACAGGACGTTTCCGTTACATAACCACGACCACCCGGGAGTGGAAAAGGCCGATAAAGGAAGCGAAATTCATGATCACGGCGCCCCGTGATCGGTACTTAAAAATAAATTATCCGGTAGCAAAAAAAATGGTATGCGGTAATAATAACGTTTTTACGATCGTACGAAAGCAATTCTTTCCGGATACCGACCTTGTGATCACTTGGTGACCGGATGTTAAGTTCTTTCCTTTAATAATTCCATAATCCTCTGATAATTTCCCTCCCTTGATGGCAACCTTAAAGACTAAACCCTCACCTTATTCCTCTCCCTTAGAAAGGGAGAGGGTAGGGGTGAGGGTTAACTGGTGTGCCGTAAGGGAGAGGGGACTGAGGGGAGGGTGAAATATATTAAAAAGCAACCACGGGGAGGACATGTGTTTAGTGTCAAGATGAAATGTGGAGAGGACTCAGGACCAGGGATTATTGACACGATATTGTAAATCAGTACAATATCCCAGCGAGATGATGATAAAGACTAGATTGATCTTAGTGAGCATGGTTCTGCTTTTGCTGGCGTGCCCCAAGAAAAGCGATATTTTCGTGCCGGTGCTGCTGGATTACATACTTTACTATCCTGATGAGGCGCGCCGGCTCGGTCTTGAAGGCAAGGTCGTGGTCGGCGTGCTGGTCGACGAGTCGGGCAGGAGCCTTGATGCCAAGATCGCCAGAACTTCGGGATACAATCTGCTGGATTCCGCAGCCATCTATACGGCGAGGTCGTTCGTTTTCTCGCCGGGGATTCACGGTGACAAACCGGTTAAATCATGGGTATTAATACCTCTTGAATTTACGCTGGAATTGGCTAATCCAGAAATATGGCTTGCCGAGCTGAACGTCCTCCAGCAGTCGATCAAAAATTCGTTTTCAGAAGATAAGGTCAAGGAGCTTTACAATATGTACAAACAGGTCATTTACGCGCCCAAGGGGTCGGTCGATACCAAAATAAACTATTTCATCAAGGACGCGGTCCTTGATTCAACCGCAAGACTCTGGGACGGTTTCTGGCGCGTGCAGCCGGCGCAAATCATACTGATCGTGGATATCATTTACCGTTATCCAAAGTCTTACACCAGCTATTTAGCTAAACAAGACCTTAATGTATACCTGGAAAAGGAAGCGCTGTTATTAAAGAACACGCTGCCTCAGCCTGAAGGAGATTCGCTCCTGAACCGGCTGCGGCGGCTGGTCCAGGAATAATTCCCGTCATCTCAATAACAAGGTTAAGACAAGAATTAATATCATTATGATGCCGGTGGGCAAAGCCAGCCGCCGGATCATATTTTTTACCGGGGATTTGAAGTACTCGCAGGTCATGGCAACGCACGGATGGACCGGCGACAGGACATAACCGAAGTATATACTCACGTAGATTATCGCAAAGGTCACCGGCGTGAATGTCCGGGTGGAAAGGTAGATCGGGAAAATAACCGATGCCGGCAGCAGGACCCGGCCCGTGGCGACGCCGACGATGAAGCCCGCGATTACGCACAAGAGCAGAGGCGACAAGGGGATCGCCGCAATGAGCAGGGCGACTTTGGACGCTTTGAAGACATTGAGGAACATGAAGAGCCCAATAATAATGAGCGAAAAATTCCATGGTTTCATTTTGACGATAGTCCTTGAGAGATCGAGTTTGACCGGATTCAAAAGCAGCGAGAGGACAAAGGCGGCAATGACACCGAGCAGAGTCGCGGTTTCTTTGATCGTAAAGACGGGGATGATTTTGAAAGTAAAATCAATGACCGGAGCGACCATGATTATCACCAGAGGCACGAGCAGGTTTTTCAGGGAGAAAGCGCCCGTATAGGCGATTGAACCATGGATCTTTCTGATAAAAAACACATATCCGAGGATCAGGGCGATAATGAAAACGGGCACGAAATGCGCGATCGTAACGTAAAGGTTTTGGTTGGCGATCTTGACCGACGCGATCAGGTCGGAACTCAGGGGATATACCAGGATCAGAAGGTGTCGGAACCAGATATTGATCGTGACTTTCAGATCATCAGCAACCCCTTGTCCAGCTTTCTCGAGGACCGGGGCTGAGAACAAAGCTCCGCCCGGCATGGGCAGCAAACCCATAAGCGCGGGCGCAAGCGCCATGATGCCGCGCTTGCCGATCCTCAGGTTATTTACCAGGTTATCCATCTGCCCGCTGTCTTTCATGACCCCGCCGATCATGGGTATGAAACCGACCGCCAGCGCAAGGATGAGGACGGATAGGTCAAGGAATGGTCCCAGCATTGCTTTCCCCAGTTCTACGAACGGTAGGGTAAAAAGACCAAGCACGATCGTACCACACAAAAGCGCAAGAGGAAGGTTTTTACGGGCAATAATGATAACGAGAACTAACGAGGAGACAAAACCGATCCAGGCAAAGACCACCATGTTTATATAAATCCCCGCTGAATGCAATTATTTATTAAACTTGATGTCATAACGCCTTTATTGTATCCAAAACTGCCGTAATATCAAGACATCAGCGGGGTTGACTCTTACCAGGTGTTAACTATACTTTATTCAAGATCTATGGAATACATTACTGGAAGCGCTGTATTATCATATATCAAGGAGGCCAATATGAAGCGTTATTTTATTCTTATCGGTATCGCGTTGATATGTATCGGGTTTTCACAGATCGAGGATATACCAAAAAAGGCGATGCTCAACGAATCGCAGACTGAACAGGAAGTCAAAAATGATAACAGCAATAACAACAATAACGATGTCTCAGCCTATCCGCAACCGGAAAAAGTTAAATTTCTATCTGGCCGGAGCGGTTGGAAGATCCAGATCCCGGGTAACCGTCCTCTTGCCACAGTCGCATATGATGACGGCCTGGTATTTGTTGGCGGCGGGTACGGCAGTTATGAATTCTACGCTATTGAAGCCAAGACCGGACATGTCGCCTGGATGTTCAAGACCGGCGATGATGGACCGACCGCGGCCGTGGTGAAGAAGGGATACGTAGTGTTCAATACTGAATCATGCATCATTTACGTCCTCAAAGCAAAAACCGGCGAAAAAGTGTGGGAAAAATGGCTGGGCGATCCGTTGATGAGCCAGCCGGCCCTGGACGATGAGAACGTATACATGGCATATCCAGGTTCTGATGGTTCTCATCACCTTGGCTGCATGAAGCTCTTCAGCGGCAAAGAAGTCTGGGACGTCAAGATCGCCGGTGACCTGATATCGGCACCGATCATTGATAAAGGATCCGTGTACATAACATGCTTTGACGGCACGGTCTATCGGTACGCCACAGACAATGGAAAATTGATCTGGTCGCAGCAGAAGAACGCGACCTGCGCGCCGACCATTTACGATGAACGGATCTTCGTGACGTTAAGGGAAGCGGTGAACATCAGCAAGGATTCGACCAAACAGTATGAAGGAGTCGCCACGCTGGACAACGCGAACGGAAACCAGCAGCAAAAGGATTTATGGGCAAGGCGCGAGGCTGAGTATCTCGTGTACGGCAGGCAGAGCGCCAATACCGGCGTGCAGGCAGAACTTGATGCCAGCGTCGGGTTTGGCAGCGCGCCCGGTTCGGCCAAGATCGACCAGGCAAAAAATAACGTGGGGCAGGGTTCGGTCGTAGGCTGCTGGGCTTACCAGGGATCAAGACCGGTCGTGCGCGACAAGCAATCATACAATGCCATGGGCAACGAGATCCAGTGCCTGGATATAGAAAACGGTAAGAAAGTATGGTCAAAGACCTATGATCAGAACACTGAAGGCGTCGGCGGAAGATACTTTTCCCCGCCTTCGTTCGCCAACGGCAAGCTTTTCCTGGGGTCGGGAAACGGCGAAGTTTTCAGCATCAATGCCTCAAACGGCAAGACCGAATGGAAGGAAAAGGTCGACGGCCCGGTCAGTTTCCAGCCGGCCGTTGCCATGGGCATGGTGTTCGTCTCCTGCGATAACGGAATGCTTTACGGGATCAACACCGGCGACGCCAAGGATGATGGCTGGTATATGTGGGGCGGCAACGCCGAGCATAACAAATAAATAATATTCGTATCGATTCTGAAATCGCTGAGAATGCAAATCCCCCTCTAATCCCCCTTTTAAAAGGGGGAGGAGGGGGAGTAAAATAAAACTCCCCGGGCAGGACTCGAACCTGCAACCCTTGACTTTAGGGATCTTGTATATATACTATTCTCATCCTCGGTAGCTCAATGGTAGAGCATCCGGCTGTAATAAAATTTGCAGCTTTCCGATGAAAGTCGGATTGAAAAATCGGGTGAATTCAGGGAAACCTAAGGCTAGCGGATCGTTCGCTAACTATGGCAATCCTGAGCCAAGCCCAAGGTTCGCATAAAACCATGGGAAGGTGCAGAGACTATTCCGCAAGGAAGTACCTTTTAGATAAAAAGGGAAGCGCCCGATTCCGTAATACTCTACGCTGGGTATCGGAAATGAGATAGTCCATTCTCTGGTGAAAATCAGAGGCCAATGTAACCGGAGGGTTGCAGGTTCGAGTCCTGCCCGGGGAGTGCTTCGACAGGCTCAGCATCCAATCAGGTGGCGGATTCGAGTTCTGCCCTGGGAGTTTCTTCTAAGACTACAAAATAATATAACGAACATATGTTGTATAAATATAACAACGTTATCAATGAACTGAAATCATCCCCTAACCCCTTTATCGCGTTCAAGGTACGTACGCGGGTGCTTGCAGAAGACCCGTTATCGCCTGAGAACCGGGAATTGCAAGAGAAGATGAAAAGATCGGGGCTGGTTAAAACGTTGCTGTCGGTCCGAGGTAAGAGCGGAAAGATACCTTTCCACGCCTATAAAAAATGGATCGGCAGTCACTGGACTTTGGCGCTCCTCGCCGACCTTGATTATCCTCCAGGTGATAAGAGACTGCGGCCGCTGAGAGACCAAACACTTGAAGCGTGGCTATGCGACAACCATATAAACAGCGTTCCGGTGATCCGTGGTCGGGCGCGTCGGTGCGGTTCCCAGGAGGGCAATGCGCTCTATTCGATACTCAAGCTGGGATTAGATGACGGACGTTCAGAACAGTTGGTCGCGAATCTGCTTAAGTGGCAATGGCCTGACGGCGGCTGGAATTGCGACAGAAGACCCGGAGCTTCAAAATCGTCGTTCATGGAGACGCTGATCCCGCTTCGGGCGCTGGCCCTGCATTCGGATATCACCGGCAGCAAAGAGACGCAACAGGCTGCTCAAAAAGCCGCGAGTGTCTTCCTGAAAAGGAATCTGTTCAAACGTTCAGCAGACGGCTCGATAATGGACAAGAATTTTCTGCTCCTGCATTATCCATGTTATTGGCATTATGACATTCTTTTCGGGCTCAAAGTGATGGCCGAGGCGGATTTTATCAAACACCCGGCGTGCAGTGACGCCCTTGACCTGCTGGAGTCAAAAAGGCTTGCAGACGGAGGGTTCCCGGCAGAGTCGAGATACTACTCGGTTGCGGTTAAACCAGTGGGGAGCAACATATCATGCGTGGACTGGGGCGGAACCAGTAAAAAGAAAATGAACTTGTACGTGACGGTTGACGCCCTGCAAGTGCTCAAGGCAGCCGGCCGGCTAAAATTTAACTGACTTTAAAAGATCAGAAGCTTTCCTGGCGTCTGATTTGTTCAGGAAGATGGTAATGTCGGACTGGATAGTATTCATTTCTATGATGTTTATATTATTCAACGCCAGCAGATCGCCGATACGGCCGATGACGCCCGGTTCCTCGATAAAACTCTGACTTGTCACGCAAAGCCGGTTCACACCTTTTCTAATAGAAACGGCGCGGAACCGCGGTTCCGCATGAGTTATCGAGTAGATGTCATGATATGCCTGTTCGGCGAACTTTTCCGCCACGTATAGTCCAATGTAATTCTCGCTTAGCGATATTCCGTAGATGGAAATTTTTCTTTCGCTTAGCCGCCTGGAAATCTTCTGGACCAAGCCAGCGGTCGCAAGGAATTTCCTGCCCACGACCGTGATGAACGCCAGGGTCTCTCTGGTTGTCACCACGCTGGCGCCGACTGAACCGACGATCTCGGTGCCGCCGCTGTTGATATCGACGCTCCTGTAGTCCGCGATCATGACCTTCTGGGATGGCAGCTTATAAAGCAGGGCTGAAGGGTGTATGATCCGCGCGCCACCGCGCGATAGATATTCTATTTCCTTGACCGTTATCTCTCTAAGGTGCTGATTGACCTTTACGAGCCGGGGATCACCGGCCATAATGCCGGGCACATCAGTTGCGATAATGACCTTATCCGCGTTTAAACAACGCCCCAGCAGGGTTGCGGTGATATCGCTGCCGCCGCGGCCGATGGCGATTAGTCCATTGTTTTCATCCCGGGCAAGAAACCCGCAGACCACCGGAATGATCTTCTTCTTCAGCAACGGCACCAGATGTCTCACGCAGGCTTCAGCGGTTTTTGTCATATCGATGATCGCGATCCCTTCCTGGTTGATTTTATCCGCGGATATCGTCTTTTTGCCGACGACCCGGGCGTGTACTGGCCAGTTGCCGGAATCAGGCGTTATCGCCTGCGCTGGCGCGCCGCTCTCGTTCAATGCTAACGCCATAAGCCTTGCGCTGATCACTTCACCCATGCCGATAACTTCAGTGATGCGGGTGATATCTTTTGTTCTATCATTCACTGAATGCAGCAGTTTCATCAGCTCTGAGGTCTGGTTACCCATCGCCGAAACCACGACCGCGACTTCATGGCCGTTCTTTTTCAACGATCCAATTTTTCGGGCCGCGTTCTTTATGTGCTGGGCCGTAGCCAGACTTGTGCCTCCGAACTTAACAACGATCCTCATATTATCCCCTTTGGGATCAGAACCAGTAACTGATCTCGCCTCTGGTAAGATCAGGGTAAGATTCGCGTTTCCTCACCAGGTACATATGGTGATCCCGTACCAGGACCTCGGCCGGTCTGAGCCGCGAATTATAATTGGATGCCATAGAGAACCCATAGGCGCCGGCACTCATAACAGCCAGGTGATCACCGCTTTTTAATTTGGGGATACGGCGGTTCTTGGCGAAGAAATCCCCTGACTCACACACCGGTCCCACAATGTCCGCCATCATCTTTCCCTTTGTTTTTTTCAGGGGGACGATCTCATGGTAAGCGCCGTACAAGGATGGCCTGATAAGATCGTTCATGCCGGCATCGACGATAACGAAATTCTTGTTGATGCCTTTCTTGACGTACAGCACTTTGGTGATCAAAACACCGGTATTGCCGACGATAACCCGGCCTGGTTCGAGGATGACGGTACAGTCAAGGTCCTTGATAATACGGGTTATGGTCTGCGCGTAATCTTCCAGGGTGAACGGCGTTTCTTTTTTATACTTGATACCGATGCCGCCGCCGATATCCAGGTACTTTATTTTAATACCGGCCCGTTTTAAGCCAATGACCAGACGTTTTAATTTTCTCAGACCTTCGAGGAAGGGCGTGAGCGCGATGATTTGCGAGCCGATATGCTGCTGGACGCCGGCGACTTCGAGATAGGGGAGGGTGTTTGCGAACTTGAAAACAAACGGTGCCCTGGCGATGGGGATACCGAATTTGCTTTCCCTGACCGCCGTGGTGATATAAGGATGCGTGACTGCGTCGATGTCCGGATTTACCCGGATGCTCACCCTCGTCCGCCGCCGGTATTTTTTTGAGAGTTTATCGATCAATTTTAACTCATCGACCGAATCGGCAACGATCATGAAGATCCCGGCCTTGATGCTGTGTTCGATCTCTTCCCTGGACTTGCCGACGCCGCCAAAGATCATGCGCTCGGGCTTAAAACCGGCGCTCGTCGCGCGGAAGATCTCGCCCTGAGACACCGCATCTATCCAGCTGTTCAGCTTTCGCAAAATGGAAATAATGGCCAGGTTGGAATTGGCCTTCATTGA
This DNA window, taken from bacterium, encodes the following:
- a CDS encoding CoB--CoM heterodisulfide reductase iron-sulfur subunit B family protein translates to MKTKKYALFLGCTVPVRAQHYELAARGVAQELGIELTDITDGSCCGFPLKALDAETSLLMAARDVGLASAMNCDAVTLCNSCTAMLSDAQMQLESGSQHFFNAYKSLGFSYPNKVKVRHFVRMLYEDLGIDAIARAVKKPLKNVRILTHYGCHYLRPSYLHAFDNPENPHTLDELVSATGATAIDYHDKKMCCGGSVLGVDEKLAVKMANHKLAIAKQESADAIISICPFCTVMYEDNQRKAEAKFNEVYNLPVLYYPQLLGLALGLSPDAVGLKFNRIKADRVIEKTA
- a CDS encoding 4Fe-4S dicluster domain-containing protein, producing the protein MIDLKNSDPQFKWEISRLESGEALLKCFGCSDCSASCPVRYFDERYNPRKIIRLTLLGMKNEVLSSPFLWLCAHCHACTERCPQGIKVAELINTIKNYAVTNGFCPDGLKVQLKLLRDLGRLYELEDFDLKKRRRLGLPALNKKIPDVAKILESTGLLKRVTP
- a CDS encoding energy transducer TonB, translated to MVLLLLACPKKSDIFVPVLLDYILYYPDEARRLGLEGKVVVGVLVDESGRSLDAKIARTSGYNLLDSAAIYTARSFVFSPGIHGDKPVKSWVLIPLEFTLELANPEIWLAELNVLQQSIKNSFSEDKVKELYNMYKQVIYAPKGSVDTKINYFIKDAVLDSTARLWDGFWRVQPAQIILIVDIIYRYPKSYTSYLAKQDLNVYLEKEALLLKNTLPQPEGDSLLNRLRRLVQE
- a CDS encoding DUF401 family protein, with the translated sequence MVVFAWIGFVSSLVLVIIIARKNLPLALLCGTIVLGLFTLPFVELGKAMLGPFLDLSVLILALAVGFIPMIGGVMKDSGQMDNLVNNLRIGKRGIMALAPALMGLLPMPGGALFSAPVLEKAGQGVADDLKVTINIWFRHLLILVYPLSSDLIASVKIANQNLYVTIAHFVPVFIIALILGYVFFIRKIHGSIAYTGAFSLKNLLVPLVIIMVAPVIDFTFKIIPVFTIKETATLLGVIAAFVLSLLLNPVKLDLSRTIVKMKPWNFSLIIIGLFMFLNVFKASKVALLIAAIPLSPLLLCVIAGFIVGVATGRVLLPASVIFPIYLSTRTFTPVTFAIIYVSIYFGYVLSPVHPCVAMTCEYFKSPVKNMIRRLALPTGIIMILILVLTLLLR
- a CDS encoding PQQ-binding-like beta-propeller repeat protein, which gives rise to MKRYFILIGIALICIGFSQIEDIPKKAMLNESQTEQEVKNDNSNNNNNDVSAYPQPEKVKFLSGRSGWKIQIPGNRPLATVAYDDGLVFVGGGYGSYEFYAIEAKTGHVAWMFKTGDDGPTAAVVKKGYVVFNTESCIIYVLKAKTGEKVWEKWLGDPLMSQPALDDENVYMAYPGSDGSHHLGCMKLFSGKEVWDVKIAGDLISAPIIDKGSVYITCFDGTVYRYATDNGKLIWSQQKNATCAPTIYDERIFVTLREAVNISKDSTKQYEGVATLDNANGNQQQKDLWARREAEYLVYGRQSANTGVQAELDASVGFGSAPGSAKIDQAKNNVGQGSVVGCWAYQGSRPVVRDKQSYNAMGNEIQCLDIENGKKVWSKTYDQNTEGVGGRYFSPPSFANGKLFLGSGNGEVFSINASNGKTEWKEKVDGPVSFQPAVAMGMVFVSCDNGMLYGINTGDAKDDGWYMWGGNAEHNK
- the lysA gene encoding diaminopimelate decarboxylase; protein product: MNYFNFRRGDLYCENIRLLDITQKHGTPLYVYSYNTIVKHYEHIIRSWQPLKIIIAYSMKANSNLAIISILRKLNSWIDAVSQGEIFRATSAGFKPERMIFGGVGKSREEIEHSIKAGIFMIVADSVDELKLIDKLSKKYRRRTRVSIRVNPDIDAVTHPYITTAVRESKFGIPIARAPFVFKFANTLPYLEVAGVQQHIGSQIIALTPFLEGLRKLKRLVIGLKRAGIKIKYLDIGGGIGIKYKKETPFTLEDYAQTITRIIKDLDCTVILEPGRVIVGNTGVLITKVLYVKKGINKNFVIVDAGMNDLIRPSLYGAYHEIVPLKKTKGKMMADIVGPVCESGDFFAKNRRIPKLKSGDHLAVMSAGAYGFSMASNYNSRLRPAEVLVRDHHMYLVRKRESYPDLTRGEISYWF